aatttttcacttgtTGCTTGTCAGTTGTAAAATGTCGCGCGATATTGCATGTTGTTGCTTGTCAGTTGTAAAATGTCGTATAGCCTCTTCGTATCCATACGAGCAACGAATCTTCTTGTTGTGGTAAATCGTTGTATTTACATCTTCATAGTTATTTACCAATCCATAATATTCTCGTCTATAAATATGTGTCACAGTATTACAGACTCAACAACATGCAATATATCGCACGACATTTTACAACTGACAAGCAacaagtgaaaaattttcatcatgtCGTTGACAAGAGTCATGAATTTATAAGGTATAAATAGACATTATCTAGCATCGAGAGAACatcttttcctcttttatTGAGGACGCCCTGTATATAGAAAGATAGTAAACACATGCCAACATCCCTGCGTAGACGACTTTTAACTACTTTCATTTACTTAGTCATTGTACCTAATCTACTGGCCTTTAACCTCTTCAGtagatttattattaatgaaacTATCGTCGTTTATTTGCTGGTTAACTATCGCGTTATTTCAGGTAACTAAACGAACTGCTGCCCTAGGAATAGTAGCGGGACCTGACCAGGCCTTAGAAGTCCAAGCTAAGTATCTTACCACGACTGACATCAGTCCGAACTCAACCATTACAGACTCAGAGAGTTCAGGCAACCAAACGTACTCGTCAGAGTTATTCGTATACTTGCCTGATCCAGCGGGTACCGATAACTACACTGTCGTTATTTCAAGTGGCACGAACCTTGATAAGCGTACAGACGTCGTGCCATGTCTGTCAGAAGTTTTGACTGAGACGGTCTGCAGGGTTATATACGAAAATGTATCATTGTGGTGGTCCATAGCAACTGTCATATATGACTATGTTCATGGTGACAAGTGTGGGCCGGTTACTGGTAGTTACAATGGTGTCTACTATAAATACTGGGCAGACAGTGGCGACTGTAGCTCTACAGCGCTCACTAAGACTATTGCGGGCTCACTTGAATATGCATTCGATAAGTACATGGGCAATAGGGACCTGTGCGACACGTACACAGTCAAGATGACGCACGGTGGTACATGGATCGGCAACTTAGTCGTGGGGCCCAATGCGGCGACGTGGCTGGTCACCTCAGCAGCATCCGGCAGTGGGAGCTGCTACTCATCTGGGTGTGGGGGACTCACATCACCTTACGGGTGCTAGTATGGCTTTCATACCACAGTGCAGTATTCCATATCAGCCAAGGCATGCTGTCGCCTGTCGCCGAAAATCCTGTATACGAAGCATGGAGACAGCAAGCGGATGATATAACAGAGCACCTATATGGAGTTTAAATAATGACtttaaaatgaaaaaaaaaaaattagacGAATATTGGTTTTTACTGTATGGtttaattcaaatttcacactttatttttgtttcgTATACTATAACTAATTCTTAGATCTTATTTATTACTGCAATGTCATCGATTAGCAACACCCCAAGAGAGGAAAAGACTTCTATCGGTCACGAAAGGATCTCTGGACAAGTCTGCAACGCTGTTGCATTATGTTCGGAACTAATTTTATGTATTGCTTAGGGTTATATCGTCCTTATGAAaacatcaaattattgaagcGGTGGCTCAATGGTAGAGCTTTCGACTCCAGTTAAAATCTGGAACTTCCGGAAAATTGCAATCGAAGGGTTGCAGGTTCAATTCCTGTCcgtttcaaaatttttttacgtattttttttgccacTGAAATCAGTATATATGAGTAAATGGAC
The genomic region above belongs to Kazachstania africana CBS 2517 chromosome 7, complete genome and contains:
- the KAFR0G02170 gene encoding uncharacterized protein, whose protein sequence is MKLSSFICWLTIALFQVTKRTAALGIVAGPDQALEVQAKYLTTTDISPNSTITDSESSGNQTYSSELFVYLPDPAGTDNYTVVISSGTNLDKRTDVVPCLSEVLTETVCRVIYENVSLWWSIATVIYDYVHGDKCGPVTGSYNGVYYKYWADSGDCSSTALTKTIAGSLEYAFDKYMGNRDLCDTYTVKMTHGGTWIGNLVVGPNAATWLVTSAASGSGSCYSSGCGGLTSPYGC